In Actinomycetota bacterium, a genomic segment contains:
- a CDS encoding class I SAM-dependent methyltransferase, giving the protein MECRVCGSEQLEPVVDLGKQPWGNNFLGADQVGKEPFYPLVVVFCVECHTAQLDYTVPKETMFLDHTYVSGTTASLRAHFRATAEKVNEKFSFTNSPPSILDIGSNDGTQLQEYQALGYQVVGVESSRNIADMANAAGVPTVAKFFNEETARELGQQFDVINASGVFFHLEELHSVCEGIRISLAPNGVFVVQFIYIKLMQENVAFDQIYHEHLLYYSLESVQNLLGRHGLEMFDAEVSPIHGGSVIGFVGHAGAREQTQHLRDLRAAEDAAGTNSLECYRQFAEAAAQSKANTRAWFAERIAEGKVIFGLGAPVKGNTLMNYYELGPDEIQCLVERNPLRKGLFSPGAHIPIKLEEELDGPPDAYLVLAWNFKKEILERHAADVAAGVEFYFPVDPAEH; this is encoded by the coding sequence GTGGAGTGTCGGGTTTGTGGTTCAGAGCAATTGGAACCAGTGGTTGATCTGGGCAAACAGCCCTGGGGCAACAACTTTCTGGGCGCGGATCAAGTCGGTAAGGAGCCGTTTTACCCGCTCGTGGTCGTCTTCTGTGTCGAGTGTCACACAGCGCAACTCGACTACACCGTGCCCAAGGAAACGATGTTCCTTGATCACACTTATGTGTCTGGAACCACAGCGTCACTTCGTGCCCACTTCCGAGCAACTGCCGAAAAGGTCAACGAGAAGTTCTCCTTCACGAATTCACCGCCATCGATCCTGGATATCGGGAGCAATGATGGGACTCAGCTTCAGGAATACCAAGCCCTCGGCTACCAAGTCGTAGGTGTCGAGTCGTCTCGCAACATCGCGGATATGGCAAACGCAGCTGGCGTTCCCACAGTCGCCAAATTCTTCAATGAAGAAACTGCCCGAGAGCTCGGTCAGCAGTTCGACGTGATCAATGCTTCGGGCGTCTTCTTCCATCTCGAAGAGCTTCACAGCGTGTGCGAAGGAATCCGAATCTCGCTGGCCCCCAATGGTGTCTTCGTCGTTCAATTCATCTACATCAAGCTCATGCAGGAGAACGTCGCCTTCGACCAGATCTATCACGAGCACTTGCTCTACTACTCGCTCGAATCGGTTCAGAACCTGCTGGGTCGTCACGGTCTTGAGATGTTTGACGCCGAAGTTTCCCCAATCCACGGAGGCTCCGTCATTGGCTTTGTCGGTCACGCCGGGGCCCGCGAGCAAACTCAACATTTGAGAGACCTCCGGGCCGCCGAGGACGCTGCAGGCACCAACAGCCTTGAGTGCTATCGACAGTTCGCTGAAGCCGCAGCCCAATCGAAGGCCAACACCCGCGCATGGTTCGCTGAGCGCATAGCCGAGGGCAAAGTGATCTTCGGACTGGGAGCTCCTGTCAAGGGCAACACCTTGATGAACTACTACGAGTTGGGTCCCGATGAGATCCAATGCCTGGTCGAGCGGAATCCCCTGCGCAAGGGACTCTTCAGCCCTGGAGCACATATCCCGATCAAACTCGAAGAGGAGTTGGACGGTCCGCCAGACGCCTATCTCGTGCTCGCCTGGAACTTCAAGAAGGAAATTCTCGAAAGACATGCAGCCGATGTCGCTGCGGGTGTCGAGTTCTATTTCCCCGTTGATCCGGCGGAGCACTGA
- a CDS encoding NAD-dependent epimerase/dehydratase, with translation MSRILVTGGGGYIGSVLVPDLLDAGHEVHVIDSFMYHENSLALSMRNPNLQVDVFDIREQERMAEAVSAADVIVPLAAIVGAPACARDKVGAESINLHAPLSLFKLIRDDQQIIMPTTNSAYGTTAAGEVCTEESDLNPISLYAKHKVEVEEELFKLAGFTSFRLATVFGMSPRMRLDLLVNDLTNRALIDRSVVLFEADFIRNYVHVRDVSSAINWAITNPDLVKGQIFNVGLTEANLSKRQLCEAIQRHVPGFAYTEAATGRDPDQRNYTVSNEKIESAGFVFSVGLDAGLAELVKGLPTLLTRRYTNL, from the coding sequence ATGAGTCGAATCTTGGTGACCGGCGGCGGCGGCTATATCGGGTCGGTGCTGGTCCCAGATCTGCTGGATGCTGGGCATGAAGTCCATGTGATCGACTCCTTCATGTATCACGAGAACAGCCTCGCGCTATCGATGCGCAATCCAAATCTGCAGGTCGACGTCTTCGATATTCGCGAACAAGAGCGCATGGCTGAAGCGGTGTCCGCTGCCGACGTCATCGTGCCGCTTGCGGCGATCGTGGGAGCGCCAGCTTGCGCGCGCGACAAGGTTGGCGCCGAATCCATCAATCTGCACGCCCCCCTGTCCTTGTTCAAGTTGATTCGGGATGACCAACAAATCATCATGCCGACCACGAACAGTGCTTACGGCACGACTGCAGCTGGCGAGGTCTGCACTGAGGAGTCAGACCTCAACCCGATCTCTCTCTATGCGAAGCACAAGGTCGAGGTCGAAGAGGAGCTTTTCAAGCTTGCGGGCTTCACAAGTTTCCGGCTCGCGACCGTATTTGGCATGTCACCGCGCATGCGTCTGGATTTGCTCGTAAACGATCTGACCAATCGGGCATTGATTGATCGGTCGGTCGTCCTGTTTGAAGCAGATTTCATTCGCAACTACGTGCATGTGCGCGACGTGTCAAGCGCGATCAATTGGGCGATCACCAACCCAGATTTGGTGAAGGGTCAGATCTTCAACGTGGGTCTCACAGAGGCCAATCTTTCCAAGCGACAGCTCTGTGAAGCTATTCAGCGACACGTTCCTGGCTTCGCCTACACCGAGGCGGCCACTGGTCGGGATCCCGACCAGCGCAACTACACCGTCTCGAACGAGAAGATTGAATCCGCTGGCTTTGTGTTCTCGGTCGGGCTGGACGCCGGACTGGCAGAACTGGTCAAGGGTCTGCCGACTCTCCTCACCCGCCGCTACACGAATCTGTAG
- a CDS encoding galactokinase: MSFLGGGSDYPTYFNEQPGAVLGTAVSLYVFVALIQQNPLVDKQYKLTYRQSEAVDHPSELQHPVVRAVLQDQEWTGPGLHIATLADVPANTGLGSSSSFTVALLHALALFQGRTVTAETLARDAVRIEREVLNEAGGWQDQFHAAYGGTALYEFEQSGVVRRPLSTTALTDGLDRSMVLVPTGQPRSSHAHATSTTTAIRTRQGASVASEMANLARETYNSLRECDDPSFAIRTLAKSMDSAWHLKKALMGEAINEDADELISAGIRNGALAGRLCGAGGSGFVLFLTEIDDREAFIERSGLTQGTLINVSDAGSCHGPMEWM, translated from the coding sequence GTGAGTTTTCTTGGCGGCGGCTCGGATTATCCGACGTACTTCAACGAGCAGCCAGGGGCGGTCCTGGGCACTGCAGTCAGTCTTTACGTATTTGTTGCGCTTATCCAGCAAAACCCACTGGTCGACAAGCAGTACAAGCTCACGTATCGACAAAGCGAAGCAGTCGACCACCCAAGCGAGCTGCAACACCCAGTTGTTCGGGCTGTTCTGCAGGACCAAGAGTGGACTGGGCCAGGTCTTCACATTGCCACGCTGGCCGATGTACCAGCAAACACTGGGCTCGGATCGAGTTCTTCATTCACTGTCGCCCTGCTTCACGCTTTAGCACTATTCCAAGGAAGAACAGTGACTGCTGAGACGCTGGCACGAGACGCTGTACGAATCGAGCGAGAAGTGCTCAATGAGGCCGGTGGCTGGCAGGATCAATTCCATGCTGCATACGGTGGCACAGCGCTATATGAATTCGAACAGTCAGGCGTAGTCCGCAGACCGTTGAGCACAACAGCTCTCACCGATGGACTAGACCGATCGATGGTCCTGGTGCCGACAGGCCAGCCGCGCAGTTCGCACGCGCATGCCACAAGCACGACCACTGCAATTCGCACTCGGCAAGGTGCAAGTGTCGCCAGCGAGATGGCCAACTTGGCTCGCGAAACCTATAACTCGCTCCGAGAATGCGATGACCCATCCTTCGCTATTCGAACCTTGGCGAAATCGATGGATTCCGCCTGGCATCTCAAGAAGGCGCTCATGGGTGAGGCAATCAATGAGGACGCCGACGAACTCATCTCTGCTGGCATACGGAACGGCGCGCTTGCTGGCCGCTTATGCGGTGCTGGAGGTTCGGGATTCGTCCTCTTCCTGACCGAGATCGATGATCGCGAGGCCTTCATCGAGCGCTCAGGACTCACTCAGGGCACGCTGATCAATGTCAGCGACGCGGGCTCCTGCCATGGCCCTATGGAGTGGATGTAG
- a CDS encoding HAD family hydrolase produces MSPAPLLYEYDSTAFSRWLVLDRDGTINQDSGYTHAPSELTILPGVISTLAELNAGGWGLLIASNQAGLARGLFTVAQMEDFNQALIDQLAAVGILISGIAVCPHHPDGSVPEWSGICQCRKPETGLFDTLAKSYGLDLERTMFVGNSQIDREAAERAGMLFMWGRNAQDWAEILESFRATA; encoded by the coding sequence ATGAGCCCAGCCCCACTTCTATATGAGTACGACTCCACAGCATTCTCCAGATGGCTCGTCCTTGATCGTGACGGCACCATCAATCAGGACAGCGGCTACACACACGCCCCTTCGGAACTGACGATCCTGCCAGGAGTGATCTCAACTCTTGCCGAGTTGAATGCTGGCGGCTGGGGATTACTCATCGCGTCAAATCAAGCCGGGCTTGCGCGGGGTCTGTTCACAGTTGCACAGATGGAAGACTTCAATCAGGCCCTAATAGACCAGTTGGCTGCGGTCGGAATCCTGATCTCGGGCATAGCCGTCTGCCCTCATCACCCCGACGGCTCTGTGCCCGAATGGTCTGGAATATGCCAATGCCGTAAGCCAGAGACGGGGTTGTTTGACACATTGGCCAAGTCATACGGGCTCGACCTCGAGCGCACTATGTTTGTGGGCAACAGTCAGATCGATCGTGAGGCTGCTGAGAGGGCGGGAATGCTGTTCATGTGGGGGCGAAATGCTCAGGACTGGGCCGAGATTCTTGAATCCTTTCGAGCCACCGCATGA
- a CDS encoding SIS domain-containing protein: MDEYLIEYIEGSISAVESVRAMIPSIQKAADCIATCLTSGGTVYFAGNGGSAADAQHLAAELMGRFDFERAPLKAICLNTDTSLLTAIANDYGYDSVFSRQIHGHAARGDVAVLISTSGESPNIVAALKAAHEIGVRTIGLTGSPESMLAKECDIALAVGTFATSHVQEAHGAIGHAMCGYVEQSLFPQSQ, translated from the coding sequence ATGGACGAGTACCTGATTGAGTACATCGAGGGCTCAATTTCGGCGGTCGAATCTGTCCGAGCGATGATTCCTTCCATCCAAAAAGCGGCCGATTGCATCGCGACGTGTTTGACAAGCGGTGGCACTGTGTACTTTGCAGGAAACGGCGGATCTGCGGCGGACGCGCAACATTTGGCTGCAGAACTCATGGGCCGATTCGATTTTGAGCGAGCGCCCCTCAAAGCCATCTGCCTCAATACCGACACGTCCTTGCTTACTGCGATTGCCAATGACTATGGCTACGACTCGGTCTTCAGCCGACAGATTCATGGACATGCTGCTCGCGGCGACGTTGCCGTGCTGATCTCAACCAGCGGTGAAAGCCCCAATATTGTGGCTGCTCTCAAGGCGGCGCATGAGATCGGCGTTCGAACAATTGGACTTACGGGTTCTCCTGAGTCGATGTTGGCGAAAGAATGCGATATCGCACTGGCCGTGGGCACGTTCGCAACTTCACATGTTCAAGAAGCTCACGGAGCTATTGGGCACGCAATGTGTGGATACGTTGAACAATCGCTCTTCCCTCAGAGTCAATGA
- the purN gene encoding phosphoribosylglycinamide formyltransferase — MDSRIVVLASGSGTLLQALLDSSFVGPNIAAVGSDVPDCGALVRARASRVPTFCVSPSDFSTRDEWNAALEAELVALSPDLIVSAGFMRLIGPSVLSQFPGQIINTHPALLPSFPGAHGVRDALAYGVTVTGCTVHFVDAGVDTGEIIAQRAVSVLPTDGLASLHERIKTQERSLLVEVLLRFLATGNLHNKPNGA, encoded by the coding sequence GTGGATTCCCGGATTGTGGTGCTGGCATCTGGGTCCGGAACTCTCTTGCAGGCTCTTCTTGATTCCTCGTTCGTCGGCCCCAACATTGCGGCTGTGGGCTCCGACGTTCCCGATTGCGGCGCCTTGGTTCGCGCGCGTGCTTCTCGAGTGCCGACTTTTTGTGTTTCGCCTTCTGATTTCTCCACACGCGATGAGTGGAACGCCGCTCTTGAGGCTGAACTTGTCGCCTTGTCACCCGATCTGATCGTTTCCGCGGGCTTCATGCGGCTGATCGGTCCGTCTGTGCTTTCACAATTCCCTGGGCAGATCATCAACACCCACCCGGCCTTGCTGCCCTCCTTCCCCGGAGCCCACGGGGTGCGCGACGCGCTGGCCTATGGCGTCACCGTCACCGGCTGCACAGTGCATTTCGTTGATGCTGGAGTGGACACCGGCGAGATCATCGCTCAGCGGGCGGTGTCGGTACTGCCTACTGATGGTCTTGCTTCCTTGCACGAGCGCATCAAGACTCAGGAGCGCTCGCTGCTGGTTGAGGTGCTCCTTCGATTTCTGGCCACTGGCAACTTGCACAACAAACCGAACGGAGCTTGA
- the purH gene encoding bifunctional phosphoribosylaminoimidazolecarboxamide formyltransferase/IMP cyclohydrolase: MSAASPSPSSPTIVGGIPVRRALVSVYDKTGLEELARGLHAAGVEIVSTGSTAGVIAAAGVPVTPVDSITGFPECLDGRVKTLHPHVHGGLLADLRKESHVSQLAELGIAPFELVIVNLYPFTETVASGASVDECVEQIDIGGPTMVRASAKNYANVSIVTSPSSYGPVLAAVSSGGFSLAERAALAREAFSHTASYDIAVASWLGSVVTPSESGFPVWAGASWTLGSVLRYGENPHQSAAVYVSASGAPGLASGVQYQGKEMSYNNYVDADAARRAAFDHSSPCVAIIKHANPCGIAIGSSVADAYARAFATDPVSAYGGVVAANGEVTLEMAEAMGDVFTEVVVAPSFTPSALEFFAAKKNLRVLSVPAPVAGSSLELRPISGGALFQVADAIDAPGDDPTTWTLAAGSPASDAVLADLLFAWRSVRSVKSNAILLASDGAAVGVGMGQVNRVDSCVLAISRAGDRAAGSVAASDAFFPFADGPELLIAAGVSAIVQPGGSIRDEEVIAACAAAGVTLYLTGTRHFFH, translated from the coding sequence ATGAGTGCTGCCTCACCCTCTCCATCCTCGCCGACGATCGTCGGGGGCATCCCTGTGCGTCGTGCGCTGGTGTCGGTCTATGACAAGACCGGTCTGGAGGAGTTGGCGCGTGGCTTGCACGCGGCCGGAGTCGAGATCGTGTCGACGGGTTCCACCGCTGGGGTCATCGCTGCAGCAGGCGTGCCGGTGACACCGGTCGATTCGATCACTGGTTTCCCCGAGTGCCTTGATGGTCGCGTCAAGACTCTGCATCCACATGTGCACGGCGGTCTGCTGGCCGATCTTCGCAAGGAGTCGCATGTATCGCAGTTGGCAGAGCTGGGCATCGCTCCGTTTGAACTGGTGATCGTGAATCTGTATCCGTTCACTGAGACAGTTGCCTCGGGTGCCTCAGTTGATGAGTGTGTTGAGCAGATCGACATTGGCGGTCCGACGATGGTTCGCGCATCGGCCAAGAACTACGCGAACGTTTCGATCGTGACTTCGCCTTCTTCGTATGGGCCTGTGCTTGCTGCCGTTTCGTCTGGGGGCTTTTCCTTGGCTGAGCGTGCCGCTTTGGCTCGCGAAGCTTTCTCACACACGGCCTCCTATGACATTGCCGTTGCCTCGTGGCTCGGTTCAGTTGTCACGCCTTCAGAGTCCGGTTTCCCGGTCTGGGCTGGGGCATCGTGGACCTTGGGCTCGGTGCTGCGCTACGGCGAGAACCCGCATCAGTCCGCCGCCGTCTACGTCTCGGCTTCGGGTGCTCCCGGCCTTGCCTCTGGGGTGCAGTACCAGGGCAAGGAGATGAGCTACAACAACTACGTCGACGCTGACGCGGCTCGTCGTGCGGCCTTTGATCATTCATCACCGTGCGTTGCGATCATCAAGCACGCAAATCCTTGCGGCATCGCGATTGGGTCTTCTGTTGCTGATGCCTATGCCCGTGCCTTTGCGACCGATCCAGTCTCTGCATATGGCGGCGTGGTGGCGGCCAATGGTGAGGTGACTCTGGAGATGGCCGAGGCAATGGGGGATGTCTTCACAGAGGTGGTCGTGGCACCTTCATTTACGCCTTCGGCTCTTGAGTTCTTTGCTGCGAAGAAGAACCTTCGGGTGCTTTCAGTGCCGGCCCCGGTTGCGGGCTCTTCTTTGGAACTGCGGCCGATATCTGGTGGGGCGCTTTTCCAGGTGGCTGATGCCATTGATGCACCTGGCGATGATCCAACTACTTGGACTCTGGCTGCAGGCTCGCCGGCGTCTGATGCTGTGCTGGCCGATCTGCTGTTCGCTTGGCGTTCAGTTCGCTCGGTGAAGTCCAATGCAATTCTGCTGGCCTCTGATGGAGCCGCCGTTGGCGTGGGCATGGGTCAGGTGAATCGGGTCGATTCCTGCGTCCTGGCTATTTCACGCGCGGGGGATCGAGCTGCTGGCTCGGTTGCTGCGTCTGATGCCTTCTTCCCATTCGCTGATGGCCCTGAGCTGTTGATCGCCGCTGGGGTCTCGGCGATCGTGCAGCCGGGCGGATCAATTCGCGATGAAGAAGTCATTGCAGCCTGCGCTGCGGCTGGCGTGACCCTGTATCTCACTGGAACTCGGCACTTCTTCCACTGA
- a CDS encoding DMT family transporter gives MQLIHPRFPILIPAVVSVIVGALTSLQARMNGELSQDMGNSLGAAAWSFTSGLLIMCLVLLFSSRVRAGVLRVPSLIRSGTLRWWQILGGILGGFFVAVQAGAVPLIGVAVFTIAVVAGQSSTSLVVDRLGMGPAGVQPITVRRVISALIAVVAVWLAVGQRLGDGSIPILPVVMAFIAGLTFSVQAAYNGRVSFSVGVPLAATFLNFVFGWVVLGAALGFGWLALDSGISSFFGAPWWAYLGGFIGIAFITISALTVPLVGVLLFALLSITGQLIGSMALDIFAPVAGAEVTLGLVLGVLLAFVSVAVAASNRTRPLGTQ, from the coding sequence ATGCAGCTCATTCATCCGCGCTTTCCCATCTTGATCCCCGCTGTTGTTTCGGTGATCGTGGGGGCGCTGACCTCTTTGCAGGCGCGGATGAATGGCGAACTGTCGCAGGACATGGGCAACAGCCTCGGCGCTGCTGCGTGGAGCTTCACCTCTGGCCTGTTGATCATGTGCTTGGTATTGCTGTTCTCTTCGCGGGTGCGCGCTGGTGTGCTGCGTGTGCCGTCGTTGATTCGCTCCGGGACCTTGCGTTGGTGGCAGATCCTGGGCGGCATCCTGGGTGGCTTCTTCGTAGCGGTGCAGGCCGGGGCCGTGCCTCTCATCGGCGTTGCGGTGTTCACCATCGCCGTGGTGGCTGGTCAGAGTTCGACTTCGCTGGTGGTTGACCGCCTGGGAATGGGCCCAGCAGGGGTGCAGCCGATCACTGTGCGACGAGTCATCTCAGCACTCATTGCTGTCGTGGCAGTGTGGTTGGCGGTCGGTCAGCGGCTGGGGGATGGCTCGATCCCGATTCTTCCGGTGGTGATGGCCTTCATCGCCGGACTGACCTTCTCTGTTCAAGCGGCATACAACGGTCGGGTGTCATTTTCGGTTGGCGTGCCCTTGGCTGCGACCTTCTTGAACTTCGTCTTCGGCTGGGTCGTGCTGGGCGCCGCGCTTGGATTCGGATGGCTGGCCTTGGATTCTGGGATTTCTAGTTTCTTCGGGGCGCCTTGGTGGGCATATCTGGGTGGCTTCATCGGCATTGCCTTCATCACGATCAGTGCTCTGACGGTGCCACTGGTCGGCGTGCTGCTGTTTGCGCTGCTGAGCATCACGGGGCAGCTGATCGGCTCGATGGCACTGGACATCTTCGCTCCCGTTGCCGGCGCAGAAGTCACTCTGGGGCTGGTACTTGGCGTGCTGCTGGCTTTTGTCTCTGTCGCAGTTGCCGCATCCAATCGCACTCGTCCCTTGGGGACGCAGTAG